From the Ruminiclostridium josui JCM 17888 genome, one window contains:
- a CDS encoding ABC transporter permease: MKLAWKEIKHSKSKYVLIESILILMIFMVVFLSGLANGLGWAISASIEKRDAEYFVMSTDAEKLISISNINTDVLEKVASQTSNNVTNLNIKRSNINTLEDEQKLDITYFVINPSSFLSPDATEGTALSNSSAEYPILLDDSFKEKDIDIGDVIEDSVTGLSLTVVGFTHDEIYGHSPVGFIGADTFTTLNLKVNSSYTEKYNAIAVQGSDIENINIKGLEVVDKATVIDNLPGYAAEQLTIKMILWVLVIISAAVLGVFFYVITIQKQKQFGVLKAIGMKMSELARYIMHQVLILSAFGVLVGNLIAVGMASMLPSSMPFALEMPMVIIISIVFIAISLLTSLVSIRKVAKVDPIIIIGGNE; encoded by the coding sequence CCTTATTCTGATGATATTTATGGTTGTATTTTTATCTGGTCTGGCAAATGGACTTGGTTGGGCCATTAGTGCCTCCATTGAAAAGAGAGATGCGGAGTATTTCGTAATGAGTACAGATGCCGAAAAATTAATCTCCATATCCAATATAAACACAGATGTATTGGAAAAAGTAGCATCTCAAACAAGTAACAATGTAACAAATCTTAATATCAAGAGGTCCAATATTAACACATTAGAGGATGAGCAGAAATTAGATATCACCTATTTTGTTATTAATCCATCAAGTTTTCTTTCTCCGGATGCAACTGAAGGGACAGCATTATCAAATTCCTCAGCAGAGTATCCAATTCTATTGGATGATTCCTTTAAGGAAAAAGATATAGACATTGGAGATGTAATAGAGGATTCTGTAACTGGACTTTCTTTAACAGTAGTAGGCTTTACCCATGATGAGATTTATGGTCACTCACCTGTAGGCTTTATTGGAGCAGATACATTTACAACTCTTAATCTGAAGGTAAATTCTTCTTATACTGAAAAGTATAATGCAATCGCAGTGCAGGGCTCGGATATCGAAAATATTAATATAAAAGGATTAGAAGTGGTAGATAAAGCAACAGTGATTGATAATCTTCCGGGGTACGCCGCTGAGCAGTTAACTATTAAAATGATTCTTTGGGTACTAGTTATAATATCTGCAGCAGTATTAGGTGTATTCTTCTACGTAATTACTATTCAGAAGCAAAAACAGTTCGGTGTGCTTAAAGCCATAGGAATGAAGATGTCAGAACTTGCAAGATATATTATGCATCAAGTTCTAATTCTTTCAGCTTTTGGTGTACTTGTCGGCAATCTTATTGCCGTTGGTATGGCCTCTATGCTCCCAAGTAGTATGCCCTTCGCTCTTGAAATGCCTATGGTGATTATTATATCTATTGTATTTATAGCAATCTCCTTACTCACCAGTTTAGTCTCCATAAGAAAAGTTGCAAAAGTAGACCCGATTATAATTATAGGAGGAAATGAATAA
- a CDS encoding ABC transporter ATP-binding protein, which yields MNNEYALQLNNISKSYQDGDQQNNILKNVSLEVKPGEFVAIIGPSGSGKSTFLSISGALLSPTDGSVVVGGEKVLKKQSKKLVKIRREKIGFIFQSHHLLPFLTAKEQLTFVIDMNKKNGKTKMNADDMLEDLGLSGCANKYPAKMSGGEKQRVAIARAFMNNPDIILADEPTASLDGTRGRQVVELIRKEVKKHNKAAIMVTHDERVLDLVDVVYRLENAELKKVVNH from the coding sequence ATGAATAATGAATATGCATTACAGTTAAATAATATATCAAAATCTTATCAAGATGGTGACCAACAAAATAACATATTAAAAAATGTTTCCCTAGAAGTAAAACCGGGTGAATTTGTTGCAATTATTGGTCCTTCCGGCTCAGGTAAAAGTACGTTTCTATCCATATCCGGTGCATTACTTTCACCAACAGATGGTAGCGTTGTAGTTGGCGGAGAAAAGGTTTTAAAAAAGCAAAGCAAAAAATTGGTTAAAATCCGCAGGGAAAAGATTGGATTTATATTTCAGAGTCATCACCTCCTTCCTTTTCTAACAGCAAAAGAACAGCTTACATTTGTAATTGATATGAATAAAAAGAATGGGAAAACTAAAATGAATGCAGATGATATGCTAGAAGACCTTGGATTGTCAGGATGTGCAAATAAATATCCTGCAAAAATGTCCGGTGGTGAAAAACAACGTGTAGCAATTGCAAGAGCTTTTATGAATAATCCAGATATAATCCTGGCTGATGAGCCTACAGCAAGCCTAGATGGAACAAGAGGCCGACAGGTAGTGGAATTAATTAGAAAAGAAGTTAAAAAGCACAATAAAGCAGCTATCATGGTAACTCATGATGAAAGAGTATTAGACCTTGTGGATGTTGTATATCGATTAGAAAATGCTGAATTGAAAAAAGTAGTAAATCATTAA
- a CDS encoding response regulator transcription factor yields MFSILVVEDDEILNKMICAKLQQESYRVFTSYDGEQALALLDKEHIDLIISDIMMPNMDGYQLAKELRDAEYTIPILMITAKNQFEDMEKGFRAGTDDYMVKPISMRELVLRVKALLRRAQIANEKKLVVGSTLLDYNALTVKVNEEIYEMPPKEFYLLFKLLSNPNKIFTRQELMDEIWGLDTEVDDRTIDSHIKKLRRKFEHCSDFEIVTIRGLGYKSKI; encoded by the coding sequence ATGTTCTCCATTCTTGTTGTTGAAGATGATGAGATACTAAATAAGATGATATGTGCAAAGTTACAGCAAGAATCCTATCGTGTGTTTACTTCATACGATGGAGAACAAGCTCTAGCCCTGCTGGACAAGGAACATATCGATTTGATTATCAGCGATATAATGATGCCAAATATGGATGGATACCAATTAGCTAAGGAGCTTCGGGATGCAGAATATACAATTCCAATTCTAATGATAACAGCGAAGAATCAATTTGAAGATATGGAAAAAGGATTTCGTGCTGGAACAGATGATTATATGGTTAAGCCAATTAGTATGAGAGAATTAGTACTCCGAGTGAAGGCATTGTTAAGGAGAGCTCAAATAGCAAATGAAAAAAAGTTAGTAGTAGGTAGTACCTTACTTGATTATAATGCCTTGACAGTTAAGGTTAATGAAGAAATCTACGAAATGCCACCTAAGGAATTCTATCTCCTTTTTAAGCTTTTGAGTAACCCAAATAAGATATTTACAAGACAAGAATTAATGGATGAAATATGGGGGTTGGACACAGAGGTGGATGACCGTACCATCGATTCTCATATTAAGAAGCTTCGCAGAAAATTTGAACATTGTTCTGACTTTGAAATTGTTACCATTCGGGGACTAGGGTATAAATCAAAAATATAG
- a CDS encoding HAMP domain-containing sensor histidine kinase has product MTTKIRKSKISLRLKLALASIIILFISCGIAYFIVFMGFSYLYSGPITSTVALYMCLITCAITMILGGVALWHSASYIMNPIVEISKGIQKVAEGDFTVQLSFNNIHRRKNELYSDEIDVMAENFNKMTRELNGMDYMRKDFMSNVSHEIKTPVAAIAGFSEMLLDGGLSEQEQKEYLSYIYQESQRLSRMSENMLHMSRLDNQNIVDLKQEVKVDEQIRRCIILLEEKWCDKDIQYELDLEKCSMASNYDLLFQLWTNLIDNAIKYSGKKCTIWIATKVIDNFLKFTIRDEGIGISKEKLSKIYDKFYQCDESHKRLGNGLGLSIVKRIIELLNGNILCESEVGVGTTMTVILPIQKF; this is encoded by the coding sequence ATGACGACGAAAATTAGAAAGAGCAAAATATCTCTACGATTAAAGCTTGCGTTGGCATCCATTATAATCCTTTTTATTTCCTGTGGAATCGCGTATTTTATAGTATTTATGGGCTTTTCCTACCTATACAGCGGTCCAATTACCAGTACAGTTGCACTATATATGTGCCTTATTACTTGTGCCATAACCATGATTTTGGGTGGTGTGGCACTTTGGCATTCAGCCTCCTATATAATGAACCCTATTGTTGAAATTAGTAAAGGAATACAAAAGGTAGCCGAGGGTGACTTTACAGTACAATTATCATTTAATAATATTCATAGAAGAAAAAACGAGTTATATTCAGATGAAATTGATGTAATGGCAGAAAATTTTAACAAAATGACACGGGAATTAAATGGAATGGACTATATGCGAAAGGATTTTATGAGCAATGTATCCCATGAAATTAAGACGCCTGTTGCAGCAATTGCAGGTTTTTCAGAGATGCTGTTGGATGGAGGCCTTAGTGAACAAGAACAAAAGGAATACCTTTCATATATCTATCAGGAATCACAAAGACTTTCTCGTATGAGTGAAAACATGCTTCATATGTCCAGATTGGATAATCAGAATATCGTGGACTTAAAACAGGAAGTCAAGGTGGATGAACAAATTAGGCGTTGTATAATCCTTCTGGAGGAAAAGTGGTGTGATAAAGATATTCAATATGAACTTGATCTTGAAAAATGCAGTATGGCAAGTAACTATGACTTACTCTTTCAGTTGTGGACTAATCTAATTGATAATGCCATAAAATATTCAGGTAAAAAGTGTACCATATGGATTGCAACCAAGGTTATAGACAATTTTCTTAAGTTTACAATCAGGGACGAAGGAATAGGAATATCAAAAGAAAAATTAAGTAAAATATATGATAAATTCTATCAGTGTGATGAATCACACAAAAGGCTTGGTAATGGGCTGGGTCTATCCATAGTAAAAAGGATTATTGAATTACTAAATGGCAATATTTTGTGTGAAAGTGAAGTAGGTGTAGGAACGACTATGACCGTTATATTGCCCATTCAAAAATTTTGA